A segment of the Pseudoalteromonas piscicida genome:
AGTTGTTGGTGACGGACAATTTCATATTACCGGACATTTTATTGACGATGCTGAGTATGCGGTGCGCGAAGTGGGTTTTTATCTTGCCGATGGCACTTTGTTTGCCGTTTGGTCGCACCCGCAAAATGTACTTTTTTATCAAACTCCCATTGCACAAATATTACAAGGGTTTGATCTGCTGTTAAGTGCTGCACCCGTAGACGCTATCACGATTAATACCACAGGCGATTTAACGCTTTTCTATGCCGGTGAATTTCTCGACATGCTGGTGGCACAAACCCAACAACTGAGTGCGCAAATTCAAGCGAATCACCGACAAATTCAATTCAACAACAGACTACTACAGCTAGGAGTGTAATATGGCGGATTATCAGCCAATGACATTAGAGCAGCGCATCGCCGCACTGCAAGCCGAGAACGGCAAACTAATCGATTCAAATAATGTCCTCACCCAAACCGTGATCGGCAAAATGGGGGAGATTAATCATGCGCTGAGTGACGCGCAGCAAGATATTAATGAAGCGGTTGCTTTGGCGGGGTCAAAAACAGATCAAGCGATCCTTAGTTTTGCGGATAGTCACTCTGATCTCAAAGTGAGTTATTATGATCAAGTTGCGCATTCAAAGGCTTCACTTGGGGTAGTTGCTGATCCAGAAGATGAATCTCGCTCTGAGTGGGTATTAGTGCCAACGACGAGCATTGGTTACCATATTTATCCAACTGTTGGTGCACTTACCAAAATTCATTTAGTTCATGGGCACTCATATTCGCCCGGGTACAGTGAAGCGCCGCAATATGAGCGCGACTGGAGTGTAACCTATATGCAATTTGTTTTTGCGAACTCAGCGGCGACGAGTGCAGAGATCAATGAGCAACTGAACGCAAATAGCGTGAGCGTTAGAAGTTTTGGAGGCTGGTGGAATGGTGCATCGACAGGCTCAATTCCTGTATTAAGGTTCTCTCAACATCATCCATACTCGAGGTTATTTGTGCGATTTATTAACCGTACTTATGCCCCTGCTGCAACTTCAGAGCCACCACAAAATATCGTTGAATTTGGTGGTAACGCCACTTTTGCTGTTGACCGTGTTATTAACTATCCAAGAATCGAGGTGTAATTATGCAAGAACAAATTCCTTCACAACAAGATCATTTAGCTTTAATCGCGTACCTAGACAAGCAAGTCAAACGCGGGCAAATAAGCCGAGAAGTGGCGGATGTAGAATCTATTATTGGGACTACTGCAGATACAAGCCACCTAGTATTAGTTGAGTTTATTAAGCTGCTTGATGGTTTAAGCAAAGCAACAACACTTGCCGAGATGCGTGCAGCGGCATCACAGGGGCGTGATGGCTTAGGTACATTAACCACAAAAGTGCTGAATAATGAGATTCAGTTTCCCTATCAAGGTAAAGGCGCTGAAAATGTTTACCAAGAAATTGAATCTCGCGCTACTGGTGTTGCAAGCATTTTAACGTCTCCAGAATAAGGCACTCTATGGCAAATCAATCAATCGATCTTTCCACTTTGCCTGCGCCAAACATCCTTGAACCACTTGATTTCGAAAGCCTGTTCCAAGCACGTAAACAACGTTTTATTGAACTCGCACCTGAATATACCAAAGCGCTAGCGCTTGAAAGCTCGCCGCTGGCGATTTGTTTGCAAGTCGAAAGCTATCGCGAGCTGTTATTACGACAGCGCGTCAATGAAGCCGCGGCGGCGAATTTGTTAGCTACCAGCCAAGGCGCTGATCTTGAGCATCTTGGCGCTTTTTATGGGGTGGCTCGGTTGCCCGATGAGCATGACGAAACCTTACGAATGCGTATTCGCAACAGTACCATAGCGTCTAGTACGGCAGGTAGTGCGGCGCATTATCGTCATCAAGCCATTGAAGCTGCACCGGGATTAATTAAGGATGTGTCGGTGCAAAGCCCAGGGGATGGGCTGGTGGTGGTAACGGTACTTGCAAAGTTTGACACTGATGCTGAGCAGGTCTTAGCACAAGTGAAAGAGAGGCTATTTGACGATTCAGTGAAAATGCTAACGGACACGTTAGAGGTCAAACTTGCACAGCCCGTTTGGGTAGATGTTGAAGCTGAGCTTTATCTCAATACTCATGCTTCTGAACTTATTATCAATAAGCTGGAGCAAACGTTGCAAGACAACTGGCTCAATATCACGACACTTGGTTGGGACTTAACGCCAAGCTGGCTGCATGCACAATTACATAGTACGGGAATTAGGCATATCGAACTGCTTGCTCCAACACAGTTAATTGATGTGGCAGCCCATCAGTACGTTATGCCCAAGTCAATCTCGCTGACATTAAAGCGAGGCTAAGATGACGTTATTACCTCCTAATCACACTTTGCTGCAACGGCGATTGCAGCAAAGTGTTGCTGTGAGTGACGATATTCATACGGGTATCTCAAGGTTATCTGGGTTCAAGGCCGAGCCGCACGACAACTTGTTGATGTGGCTCGTTTGGGAGTATGGCTTAGAGGCTATTTTGCCCTACAGCCAAGACCTTCGCGAAACCCTCAAAGAAGGTCTGGTTTGGCAGCGACTTCGTGGTACACCAAAAAGTGTAGACATTGCGCTCAATTGGCTCAACTTTGACGAGGCAGAGCTTGAGGTTGATAAACCCGGACGTCACTTTTATCGCTATCAATTGGCATCTGGCAAAATTCCAGGGAACAAGGCGCTTAAAGATATACACCAGCTGCTTGGACTATCTGCCCCAGTAAGAGCCAAGCTCTCACGTATTTATCATGGTTATGATGTGCGTGAACTGAAGTTATCTCAAAGTGGTTTTGGAGCGCTTCTATCCGATGTTTCTGGCGTGCCATTTCATGATGGCGATAACACGCTATGCAAAGTCAGCTTTGGTCGCTGCCACCAGCAAGGTGTGAGTCATAACGTGACGAATGCCTCTGCACACCTCAGTAGAACACATAGTCAGCGCAGTCATTACCTCACCACAAAACGCTTGAGTGAATACAAGCTCAGCGACAAAGAGCCTTCACAACTGCCTGTGAGCTCAGCCCGAATTAGGCTGCTTTCGCAGCATCGCGTGTGGTCAACACGCTCGTGGCAGGGCGAGTGGCAACAAAGCTGGACTAAAGCCGACGCCTTTATCGGTGATCCGCTTCATGCAACGACTGCACATTGGCAGCACCGTCAAATGATGCCGCTCTCAGCTGCGCTCGCCACCACTGGACGGCTTAATGTTCATTGCAGTCGTTTCCAAGTGGTGCTCCCAGAATAATACTCTCCAAATAAATGGAACTCTCAATGCAATCATCACAATTTGCGTCTGTTGTATGGACTACACCGGGGCTTGCCAAATTGACGCAGGCGCTAGAGCAAGGACAAGCTTTTACGTTGACACATTTGTCCGCAGGAAGCGCAGGTTACATTGCGTCTCACTTGCAAACGCAGTTACGACAAGAGCAACAAAAGGTCCCGATATTACAGGC
Coding sequences within it:
- a CDS encoding phage tail-collar fiber domain-containing protein; translation: MEQFTPLITQAGLNAAVNAKANGFTIDISAIAVGTSGYTPSRSQTRLRGEKNRVAIAGGQVVGDGQFHITGHFIDDAEYAVREVGFYLADGTLFAVWSHPQNVLFYQTPIAQILQGFDLLLSAAPVDAITINTTGDLTLFYAGEFLDMLVAQTQQLSAQIQANHRQIQFNNRLLQLGV
- a CDS encoding phage tail protein, with translation MTLLPPNHTLLQRRLQQSVAVSDDIHTGISRLSGFKAEPHDNLLMWLVWEYGLEAILPYSQDLRETLKEGLVWQRLRGTPKSVDIALNWLNFDEAELEVDKPGRHFYRYQLASGKIPGNKALKDIHQLLGLSAPVRAKLSRIYHGYDVRELKLSQSGFGALLSDVSGVPFHDGDNTLCKVSFGRCHQQGVSHNVTNASAHLSRTHSQRSHYLTTKRLSEYKLSDKEPSQLPVSSARIRLLSQHRVWSTRSWQGEWQQSWTKADAFIGDPLHATTAHWQHRQMMPLSAALATTGRLNVHCSRFQVVLPE
- a CDS encoding baseplate assembly protein, whose product is MANQSIDLSTLPAPNILEPLDFESLFQARKQRFIELAPEYTKALALESSPLAICLQVESYRELLLRQRVNEAAAANLLATSQGADLEHLGAFYGVARLPDEHDETLRMRIRNSTIASSTAGSAAHYRHQAIEAAPGLIKDVSVQSPGDGLVVVTVLAKFDTDAEQVLAQVKERLFDDSVKMLTDTLEVKLAQPVWVDVEAELYLNTHASELIINKLEQTLQDNWLNITTLGWDLTPSWLHAQLHSTGIRHIELLAPTQLIDVAAHQYVMPKSISLTLKRG